The proteins below are encoded in one region of Arthrobacter sp. CJ23:
- a CDS encoding amino acid permease → MTNAPITDHTVPAQAHASERALHAEDKGYHKSLKPRQIQMIAIGGAIGTGLFLGAGGRLNAAGPSLVIAYAVCGFFAFLILRALGELVLHRPSSGSFVSYAREFFGEKAAFVSGWFYWINWATTTIVDITAAALYMNFFGKYIPWMGVVPQWLWALIALVVVLGLNLVSVKVFGEMEFYFALIKVAALVAFLVIGTYFVIFGTPVEGQQVGFSLITDHGGIFPNGLLPMIILMQGVLFAYASIELVGTAAGETENPEKIMPKAINSVVFRIAVFYVGSVILLALLLPYTSYEKGVSPFVTFFGSIGIQGVDVIMNLVVLTAALSSLNAGLYSTGRILRSMSVAGSAPKFAQRMNKAGVPYGGIAITAGVSLLGVPLNYLVPAQAFEIVLNVASVGIIVTWATIVLCQMQLKRWADKGWLKRPSFRMFGAPYTGYLSLLFLLGVLVMVFIDSPLTLLVTLVACALMVLGWFLCRKQIHELAAARDGFTGSSPVIANRPVAGAEDRI, encoded by the coding sequence GCCTGAAGCCCCGGCAGATCCAGATGATCGCGATCGGCGGCGCCATCGGCACCGGCCTGTTCCTCGGCGCCGGCGGCCGCCTCAACGCGGCAGGCCCGTCCCTTGTCATCGCGTACGCGGTCTGTGGCTTCTTCGCCTTCCTGATCCTGCGCGCCCTGGGCGAACTGGTACTGCACCGCCCGTCGTCGGGCTCGTTCGTCTCCTACGCCCGCGAGTTCTTCGGCGAGAAGGCGGCGTTCGTCTCCGGCTGGTTCTACTGGATCAACTGGGCCACCACCACCATCGTGGACATCACCGCCGCGGCCCTGTACATGAACTTCTTCGGCAAATACATCCCGTGGATGGGCGTGGTGCCGCAGTGGCTCTGGGCTCTGATCGCCCTCGTGGTGGTCCTCGGCCTGAACCTTGTCTCCGTCAAGGTGTTCGGCGAGATGGAGTTCTATTTCGCGCTCATCAAGGTGGCCGCCCTGGTGGCGTTCCTGGTGATCGGCACGTACTTCGTCATCTTCGGGACCCCGGTTGAGGGCCAGCAGGTGGGCTTCAGCCTCATCACGGACCACGGCGGCATCTTCCCCAACGGCCTGCTGCCGATGATCATCCTGATGCAGGGCGTGCTGTTCGCCTACGCCTCGATCGAGCTCGTGGGCACGGCCGCCGGTGAGACGGAGAACCCCGAGAAGATCATGCCCAAGGCCATCAACTCCGTGGTCTTCCGCATCGCAGTGTTCTACGTCGGCTCCGTCATCCTGCTGGCGCTGCTCCTGCCGTACACCTCGTACGAGAAGGGCGTCAGCCCGTTCGTGACGTTCTTCGGCTCCATCGGCATCCAGGGCGTGGACGTGATCATGAACCTCGTGGTCCTCACCGCCGCACTGTCCTCGCTGAACGCCGGCCTGTACTCCACCGGCCGCATCCTGCGCTCCATGTCCGTGGCCGGCTCGGCCCCGAAGTTCGCCCAGCGCATGAACAAGGCCGGCGTCCCCTACGGCGGCATCGCGATCACCGCCGGCGTCTCGCTGCTCGGCGTTCCGCTGAACTACCTGGTCCCCGCCCAGGCCTTCGAGATCGTCCTGAACGTCGCCTCGGTAGGCATCATCGTCACCTGGGCCACGATCGTCCTGTGTCAGATGCAGCTCAAGCGCTGGGCGGACAAGGGCTGGCTGAAGCGTCCGTCCTTCCGGATGTTCGGCGCCCCGTACACCGGCTACCTCTCGCTGCTGTTCCTGCTGGGCGTGCTGGTGATGGTGTTCATCGATTCCCCGCTGACGCTGCTGGTCACCCTGGTGGCCTGCGCGCTCATGGTGCTCGGCTGGTTCCTGTGCCGCAAGCAGATCCACGAGCTCGCCGCAGCCCGGGACGGCTTCACCGGCAGCTCCCCGGTGATCGCCAACCGTCCGGTCGCCGGCGCCGAAGACAGGATCTGA
- a CDS encoding FadR/GntR family transcriptional regulator produces MAVTDEAIGKIKDMLICGELKAGDRLPPEKELSERLGLSRSSLREAVKALELIRVLDVRRGDGTYVTSLDARLLNEAVAFVVDLHQDRSILELFEVRRILEPATAHIAAGKMTPEDIQALRDTMLGIDENTDVEELVAHDLQFHNIITNAAGNDYLGGLLEALSSSTVRARIWRGLTQEKAVAHTLAEHKAIADALERGDAELVRALVTVHISGVEAWLRQAL; encoded by the coding sequence ATGGCTGTGACTGATGAAGCGATCGGCAAGATCAAGGACATGTTGATCTGCGGGGAACTCAAAGCGGGCGACCGGCTCCCCCCGGAGAAGGAACTGAGCGAGCGGCTCGGGCTGTCCCGCAGTTCCCTGCGCGAGGCCGTCAAGGCGCTCGAACTCATCCGCGTGCTGGACGTCCGCCGCGGCGACGGAACCTATGTGACCAGCCTGGACGCACGGCTGCTCAACGAGGCCGTGGCCTTCGTAGTGGACCTGCACCAGGACCGCTCCATCCTGGAACTCTTTGAGGTCCGACGAATCCTGGAACCGGCCACGGCACACATCGCCGCCGGCAAGATGACGCCCGAGGACATCCAGGCCCTGCGCGACACCATGCTGGGCATCGACGAGAACACCGACGTCGAGGAACTGGTGGCCCACGACCTCCAGTTCCACAACATCATCACCAATGCCGCCGGCAACGACTACCTCGGAGGCCTCCTCGAGGCCCTCTCCAGCAGCACCGTCCGGGCACGCATCTGGCGCGGCCTGACCCAGGAGAAGGCCGTGGCCCACACCCTCGCGGAGCACAAGGCCATCGCCGACGCCCTGGAACGCGGCGACGCCGAGCTGGTCCGGGCCCTCGTCACGGTGCACATCAGCGGCGTCGAGGCCTGGCTGCGGCAGGCGCTGTAG